Genomic segment of Aquarana catesbeiana isolate 2022-GZ linkage group LG02, ASM4218655v1, whole genome shotgun sequence:
ccaTGCGCACATAAACATTGGTGAGCTGCAGCATATATGCATTTTTTCCGCTGTACACCAGAGGGCACCGTATGTTATCACACAGCAGTTGCAACGCATTGCGCTGCTGTGTACTGAAATGAATGAAGCGACAcaataaagttaagaaaaaaaaataagtaagcTGTGCGATGAGCTGAAACAGGCAACACACTGCTCTCTGCTGGAGCCAGTACTATCACTGGCGCACACAGTAAAAGGTTCTGTTTTATCGTGCAAGCTAGCATGAACCTAGTTCTTCTCAATATGTGTGTGCAGATTTGCAGAGGGCAGTACATACATATGCGGTTCTCCGTGGGCACAATGGTTCTGCACTTATATGGAAGAACTGGGGGATCAACGTTAATCTGAAAAACATCAGATTATCGCCGACCATGTTTAGGTGACCATTGTGTTATACACTTTAGGTGAATTATTGTAGGTTGTACAATCTCTTTGTAAAATGTATAGAAACAATATACTAATCTGCCAGATGTCCTTCAGCTGACCGACACCTATTGTATATTGTATGTTTATGTTTGAATATGTATAGTGGCACTATGTTGATACTGCTTTGATAATCTATGTTGTGTTACATGTATGTATTGTTTACTTATAATACTATGTTTCTATCTATAGTGGCATAGTACTTTAGAAGTCTCCTGAGGAAGTCAATCATTGCCCAAATATGTTGAGCTGCATTTACTGCATATTTAGAAGTCTCCTGAGGAAGTCAatcattggcgaaacatgttgagctgcATTTACTGCATATTtagaagtctcctgaggaagccaatcattggcaaaacatgttgagctGCATTTACTGCATACATGCTATGACCACATGGATTTTCGGTGATGATTTTTATCAAattgttgtttttaacatttatatattataataaaatttgatcttttatataaaaaaattttgttaATGTTAATtatggcaccctaaaaatcccactgctctttttttatacattttcttcTAATATGTATTGTCAAATTTCAGCAAGTTCAAAATTTGTTCCCTATTGGTCACAAAAGAAGGTGAGCATCTGCTACCTGTTGGTGTTTTCAATAAATTCAACTTTAGGAGGTTGACTTACCAGTTCAATAGGTTCAGGAGCTGATCTTGCTTTGCTTGGAGGTGTCTTTTGGCTGTCATCCGGTGTGTTTTTAGTTTTGTCTTCAGGTGTGGGTTTAGTTTTGTCTTCAGGTGTGGGTTTCGTTTTTTCGTCAGGTGTGGGTTTAGTTTTGTCTTCAGGTGTGGGTTTAGTTTTGTCTTCAGGTGTGGGTTTAGATTTGTCTTCAGGTGTAGGTTGAATTTTGTCGTCAGGTGTGGGTTTAGTTTTGTCGTCAGGTGTAGGTTTAGTTTTGTCGTCAGGTGTAGGTTTAGTTTTGTCATCAGGTGTTGGTTTAGTTTTGTCGTCAGGTGTTGGTTTAGTTTTGTCGTCAGGTGTTGGTTTAGTTTTGTCGTCAGGTGTTGGTTTAGTTTTGTCGTCAGGTGTTGGTTTAGTTTTGTTGTCAGGTGTGTTTTTATTTTCGGTCAGTGGGTCTGCCAAGGATGCTGTGATCTGGATCTTCTGGGATTTGTAGTATTCGCTGCCTTCTTTggaaaccaccagaagtgtaacgGACGCTCCTGCATTTTTGATTCTCACTATGACTTCATCATAGCTTTCCTTCTCTACGTTGACACCATTCACTTCCACCAACACGTCATCTTCTTTAATTCCCGCCTTGTCTCCTGGGCCACCCGCCAACACCTAACAAAGTCAATAGTTAGATTGGTCAAAAAGCCAAACCATTTTCCTTAAGGTCAAAAACCAACCACcatgttttatttagttttggatagagtggggagagaTTCAAacttttgtttgttgtttgttttttttcttctggttTCGAATGGCActcctggtaatttggacatgtatatcctTTGTGGCCCCCTaagaatccccgagcgccgggggccacaaaagatatatatgctggctgccttggaggggacagggagggggcgggacaagtgccgtacacacaggagtatttcctgtttacgaggcggcctctgtaataggaagtcccatctcctgccctgccattggacgactgttctgtccatcataggaggtgggactttgtattaaagaggctgcctcataaacaggaaatactcctgtgtgtacggcactcgtcctgccccctcccaggctgcagatgggcaatgacaatggtgagtctgcattcatggcaatgggggtgttgCAATGGTagtgctacattcatggcaatggggtgctgcaatggtggtgctgcattcatggcaatggtaaggctgcattcatggcaagggtaaggctgcattcaatgcagtggtggggctgcattcaatgctatggtggggctgcattcaaaGCAATGTTGGGGCTGCATTCAATGCAACGGTGGGGTTGCATtcatggcgatggtgaggctgcattcatggcaatggtggggctgcattcatggcaatggtggggctgcattcaatgCAACGGtggggttgcattcatggcaatggtggggctgcattcatggcaatggtggggctgcattcaatgCAACAATGGGGCTGCATTTAAaagcaacggtggggctgcattcaatgcaacggtggggctgcattcagtgcaacggtggggctgcattcaatGCAACAGTGGAGCTGCATTCCATGCAactgtggggctgcattcatggcaatggcagggctgcattcatggcaacagtggggctgcattcatggcaatgggggtgctgcaatggtggtgctgcattcatggcaatggggtgctgcaatggtggtgctgcattcatggcaatggtggtgctgcattcatggcaagggtaaggctgcattcatggcaagagtaaggctgcattcaatgcaacagtggggctgcattcaatgcaatggtggggctgcattaatAGCAATGGtggggctgaattcatggcaatgggggggctgcattcatggcaatgggggtgctgcaatggtggtgctgcattcatggcaatgggggtgctgcattcatggcaatgggggttctgcaatggtggtgctgcattcatggcaaggggggtgctgcaatggtggtgctgcattcatggcaatgggggtgctgcattcatggcaatgggggtgctgcaatggtggtgctgcattcatggcaatggtaaggctgcattcaatgCAAAGGTGGGGCTTCATTCAATGCAAAGGTGGGGCTGCATTCaatgcaatggtggggctgcattcaatggagcggtggggctgcattcagTGCAACTGTGGGGCTGCATTCAgtgcaacggtggggctgcattcatggcagtggtggggctgcattcatggcaacggtagtgctgcattcatggcaacggtggggttgcagatgggcactgacccttattttgcttcacagttctttatttaaaatttatgtttgtttcctgaaacttccctcttgaaGTGAAGATGCGTATTCTGTGCcggtctgcacctgcccttcacagcttaaagcgttagtaaacggcaaataaaaattaaaaaaattgggccCCTGCAggataatagcataatgtgctggtatgcatcaaagccctccagcggtgcacaGTCAACTCTCTTTGGCACTTTCATCTTTACTCGGTCTTcctttccgggttcgcgggctgaCTGGCCAagcagtgatgacatcactcccgtggtTGCACCCGGGAGTCATGGCTGCAGCGCAgtgcacatgcgccggtgacgtcaccagctgctactatagtaaatatctcctaaacagtgcacgtttagaaaATATTtactctacctacaggtaagccttatcataggcttacttGTAGGGTAGGTACAAGTCAGTTAAGAGGGATTTACTACCACGTTAAGCCTTAAGtttttactaaaaccagtaataatcaaaatgatttaatatgataaagagtagacaCTTTTTTTAGCCTCAcagagggcaaccataatgctgatgcagcccacgatgaaactgagtttgacacccctagCCTAGAGAATATTACAGCCATCTGCTAAGCATGTGGTCAATTCTGTAGGCTCAGCTTACAGGTTTGGGGAGGGTATGGGGTTGAGAACCTACAGAAAGGCAACAATAGCAACGGAGATACATTTTCTATTCTTTTTGATCAACTATTCCGCTAACAGAGGATGTGCAGCTGCTCTGATGGACACCCACATGAACAAGTCTCATGACCAAGGGTACCCCAGGTCTTGCAGTCAATATTTGTAGTAAACCTTTTAAACCTTTACAGTAACATTCAATCATTTCTACTTTCTTTCCCTTACTCCAGAGTCACTCTGTATTTACCTGCTTGATATACTGGCCCGGTACATCCTTAATCGCATTCAGGTTGAATCCAAATCCCTTGTCCCCTTTCTGCACTCTGCAGAGTCTGGGTTTTTGTTTGGGGTCCGGGGTGGGGGTGGAGGCAGCGGGCTGTGGAGCAGGAGCTGGTTTGGTCAATGGAGTTTCCACTGGTTTTGGCTTTTCCACTGGTTTTGAAGTTTCTGTCTTTGCTGGTGAAGGTGTCTTAGTTTCTTTTAGATACACAAATGGAGAGAGTCCAGCCTGaataaagaattaaaaagaaaaaaaatgtgagcaTCTTTATTCCATGCTTCCTGTTCATTCTTTGTTGACACTCAAGGTTCAGCTTATGAAATGTGGATTCTACAGGCTCAAGGCAAAGCGGTCTTCAGTTAGGCTTGCCTCTGTCTGGCTTTGGCCTTCCATCAGACTTTCAAGGTCCTTTAAATGTCATGGACTCAGTAGATGTCAATATATGGGTTCCTTCTACCCAGACCCTCACTGTTTCTTTGTACCCCTTGAGGGATATGATCTACcgtatgtaaatcctaacaatgaacttcaATTATTGTGTGtcttctgttaaatatacaatcaAAAGCATAACTTATCTGATAAGTTAAAAAAATACCAGTTAATCTTGCTACGAACTTCCTGTGCTCTGTGTAGACTCATATCAATGACATGATTCTCTTAGAACTGGAGAACTAGGCCCCTCTCTATTAAGGGCAGTAGAAGAGGGTCAAACTGTGGTCCTATCTTGTTTCTGTTGTTCTAATAGAAAAGGGCAAGAAAAAATTATCCTAAGACTGGTAATGTGTTAACCGACAGAATCACCACATATAAATAACGgaaactgtgacagacccaacctgGACAGGggtttttggaggggactagggggaagcctcctacccactgcttatggcccatggaggagaccagGGATTTTGTCTGCTTTTCCTGGTCAGAGCGTGGTGAAGacctcagttcagcctctgatcccttggagagagcagatcattctctaatgatggacaacaacatgATGAacactgagagcgaggcttggattacttctctgaataaagacaataaggcTTCtgttctggagtggatggaaaggttaaatattaatcttgtacaggttaatggacAGAGAGAATGTGGTGGCCGTTCTGCAGACTGGCCGGGAGAAgctcctccacttgggacagaaatatttatcaacaatcttCCTCAAGAAATCTCTGAAGataaattaaagtgattttaaagtctcattttaaaaaaaagataacaaacatgtcatacttacctgctctgtccagcggttttgcactgagcaacccggatcctcctcttctcgggtcccttaccgtactcctggctcctccctcctgccgggtgtccgcacagcaagcagcttgcaaggggggcacccaagcaggtaaACTCCCAAGCAgcggttctgtgtgtccattcacacatggagccccGGAGAGGCTCCCACtgttgccaaaagccaatcaggagtgcaagtcccagGAGAGACAAAGctgtcatggacattgctggatcgagaggggactcaggggactactgcacacagaaggttttttaccttcacgcatagaatgcatgaaggtaaaaaatcttgtgcctttgcaaccactttaattccaCTTTTTTcaagactgctggaacattgtatgagttttgtcttatgaTGACTTTTCTAGTGAACAGATTACACAAATGAAAGCTGGTAATGATATTTGGATAGCCCTGGGTCTTCTTTCTGGGGAACTGGTGCCGAACGGTCTGggtgagtcacctaggcttgtctaggtcagtggttctcaaccctgtcctcaagtatccccaacaggccatgtttggggaatttctcttagataaaatagctgtccaaaaaaccaagccattgactctgatttaaagcacctgtgcaagataaaggaaaagctgcaaacatggcctgttgggggtactcgaggacagggttgagaaccactggtctaggtgaCTTGCTTACTGTTTAATTAAGATCATTATTAGTTGTTAGCtgttaattggattgctgtttgaagtttgcattgtcatgctaatgggggggggggggggtataaagtatgtgtctgagatTTAATAAAAAGTCGTTCCTTTGgtttttacctcaacatcttgtctgtgtatgatgcttgTGGTTAAGGGCTGGTATTCGCTATCCGTCggctggaagggtttggagggcaggaggcactgtttggcgacGTCACCCAGGCAGGGTGCCAGGAGGTCCATCACAGAAacaaaaactaatacagccattacATCTAGTGTCTGGTAAGTTGCAAAATGTAaagtttttggttttgggtttggaTACAAAATGCAAGGCAATGAGGTGACATGAATTTTAAATGGCAACCCAACACGCTTGGGCAGTGCAGTACAATGTACTTGTAGAGCATTGCAATGCTCATATGTGTGTTGTGGAACactgtgtaaaccccccccccaaaaaaaaaaaaacagtgtagttGTACCTTGTGGTCTTGTTGCTAACCCTCACCTTAGAGTACAGATCATCAACCGTCTTGTCAGATATCAGCAGCATGGTCTTATCTCCTCCCTTCCGGATGGTCTCCACCACCTGTTCATGCTGCATCTGCTCCACACTTTGTCCATTAACAGCCACAACGCGGTCAAAGTCTTTCAGCTTGGCTTTATCAGCTGGACTTTGTGGGTCAATTTCCACAATGTAGTGACCTGTGGGCATCAGACAAAAACTTTATTATTTGATAAAAAAGGCTCAGGATCATTATACTATAAATAAGTCTTGCTTAGGAAAATATGCAGGACATCACCCAAACTAGAggtgcacgattctggataaaatgagaatcacaattttgcttggaataaagatcacgattctgaagaaattttttattttaaagatttacaacccctgaacatGAGGTTATAaaacaagatggcaataaaataagaGATAATACTCATTGCTTCAATCAAACAAGGTGGCCATAAAATAAGACCCAATACTCATTGCTTCAATCAAACAAGATGGCCATAAACCAAAACATAAAACTCTTTGCTTGAATCAAATTTAAaggaaatgtaatgaaaaataatgtaatgtgttAATAAATAAATTACCATTAAGTTAtattagggtcttttttttttagtactcgccgataccaattaccgatacctactgcaacttttttgtttacacttcagctgtcggcaatggtacaaagcattgaaaagttattttacaaattaaataaatgtatttttttttcattttgcgcttttttcaatgtgaaatgtgtaaatatatggtgtaaaaatattaatgaacaaagcaaataaaaaaaaaagtttataacatagaagtaaataaaaaatcagcaggaaaatactaattaaatggagaaggagaataaggagttaaaggGGTGtctcggccgtttttttttttttttaaagtcagcagctacaaacactgtagctgctgacttttaataagaacacttacctgtccagcgagcccgcgatgtcagcccctCGAGGCCGATCTGTCTATCGAAACGGCtgctggcgccgccatcctaactaagggaaacaggcagtggggcctggcggcttcactgccagtttcctactgcgcatgcgcgagtcgagcggcgctct
This window contains:
- the PDZK1 gene encoding Na(+)/H(+) exchange regulatory cofactor NHE-RF3 produces the protein MASTVQPRECTVNKVEGKGYGFFLRVEQGEQGHLVRSIEKGSAADKAGLKDGDRVMKVNGVFVDDKEHPEVVELIKASGNSVSLSVLDKDSYKKSKQNSVEHFDGKPPSYESVSSKPSESSTTKPSESSTPKPSESSTLKPRLCYLVKDNGSFGFSLKCIKGTTGVFLDNLAPSGPAVKAGVQTGDRIIEINGKNVISDSYDQIVKLVRESGDSVMYLVVDEATYKHFRENKNRITADQATTSLLPHLPRIVELTKGPDGYGFYLRQEKNRKGHYIVEIDPQSPADKAKLKDFDRVVAVNGQSVEQMQHEQVVETIRKGGDKTMLLISDKTVDDLYSKAGLSPFVYLKETKTPSPAKTETSKPVEKPKPVETPLTKPAPAPQPAASTPTPDPKQKPRLCRVQKGDKGFGFNLNAIKDVPGQYIKQVLAGGPGDKAGIKEDDVLVEVNGVNVEKESYDEVIVRIKNAGASVTLLVVSKEGSEYYKSQKIQITASLADPLTENKNTPDNKTKPTPDDKTKPTPDDKTKPTPDDKTKPTPDDKTKPTPDDKTKPTPDDKTKPTPDDKTKPTPDDKIQPTPEDKSKPTPEDKTKPTPEDKTKPTPDEKTKPTPEDKTKPTPEDKTKNTPDDSQKTPPSKARSAPEPIELDNQTKEEVKAQPKDDDDTAL